The Bacillota bacterium genomic sequence AGAGGCCGACGACGCTGTATCCGTAGGCGGCGCTCGTCCCCACCGCCACCAGCACCGCCATGTTGGCGTTCAGGTGCTTCAGGTTGTAGTAGGCGTCGCGGTAGAAGGTCCAGCCGGGCCAGAACTGCACCACACTGGCCAGCGCCCACTGGAGCCAGGGGTTGCCGAGCAGGCGCATCCAGGGCTCGCCCTCCGCCCCCAGCGCGTGGCCGATCATGGCCACCAGGAGCGGCGCCGAGAAGACCGCGCCGATCCAGAGCAGCCGCCGCCAGCGGCGAATCTCCCGCTCGTGGACGCTCTCGCCCTCGGGCGCCGCCCCTTCCTCCGCCGCGGGGCGGGCGTCGTAGCCGACGTCGCGGATGGCGCGGACCATCTCCTGCGGCGTCACCGCCGACGGGCTGTACTCGACGTAGGCGGTGTTGGTGGCCAGGTTGACCCGCGCGTCGATCACGCCGGGAAGCGAGCGGAGCGCCTCCTCGTTCGTCTGGACGCAGGTGGAGCAGGTCATGCCCTCGATCTCCAGCTTCACCCTGGCCGTGCGCACCTCGTAGCCGCGGTCGCGGACGGCCGCGATCATCGCCGGCACGTCGACCTTCTCCGGGTCGTAGACCACGCTCGCCTTCTCCGTGGCCAGGTTGACGTTGACGGAGTGCGTCCCGGGGAGCTCCTCGAGCCCCTCGGTGATGGTGGCCACGCACATGGCGCAGGTCATGCCCTCGATGTCCAGGGTCACGCGCGCCATCGGCCTGCCCGGCGCCTCCGCCTGCCCGGGCTGCCCGGGCTCGGGCTGCCCGGACCCCTTTTCGGCCAGTCGGAACTGCGGCTCCACCGAAGCCTCCCCCTTTCACGCGGACCGGTCCCGGGAGCGGTCCCCGGTTCGCTGGTCGCCACGATGCGTGGTGGGGAGCGGATCCTCCCTTGGATACCCCCACGGTGTATCGGGTAGTTAGAGCATAATCCCGGCGGGCCGGGTGCGACAAGCCGGTCGCTGCGGTGGCCGGCGACGGTGGTGGTCGTGCGGTGGCAGAGGCAAGCGGGACGGAGGGCGCCGCCCGGCGAGAGGGGTCCGAGAACTCCGGCACGAATGGATGTCATGGTGTAGAAAGTGACGTCATGGTGTCTCTTCAGGATGTACCTCTGCTGCCAGAGCCCACGCTCTCCGCACCGCCCCACGCCGTCCCGGAACCCGCGAACCCGCACAGCTCACCGCGTTTCGGGCAGCAGCACGCCCCAGACCGCCGGCCGGCCCCGGGCCGGCTCCGAAGGCGCGTGCGCCGGCCCCAGGAAGAGGAAGCCGCTGCCGTCCGCCACGGGCCAGGCTGGGCCGCCCGCGAAGGGAAGGAGCCGGACCTGGACCGGGCCCTGGAAGTCCACGAGAAGATAGCGGCGCTCCCTGGCGCCGGCCTCGCGTCCCGCCGGCTGGCGAGAGCCGCCGGCTCCCTCCGCCCGCCGGACCAGCTCCACCAGCAGGAGTCTCCGCCCCGGCAGCCAGCGGAGTGCGGCGACGCCCGCCTCCCGCACCGCCGGGTCGCGGGCGGAAGCCTCCCATAGTGTGGCCACCCGATCGCGTCGGCTGTCCCATGCGCGCAGCACGAAGCTCCCCGGCCGCCCACCCTCCGCCGCAGCCGCCCAGACCAACCAGCGGCCGTCCGGGGACCAGTCGAAGGCGCGGTCGCCGGCGAGGCGGCCCAGCGCCCGCACGGGGGCCCGGGAACCGGTCCCGCCGGCGGCCAGGCTGAGGCATTCCAGTCGCCCGCCGCGGGCCAGCGCCACCTGGCTCCCGTCCGGAGCCAGCCGGAAGGCCGTCGCTCCACGCAGGACGCCGGATACGAAGGTCCGGCTCTCCGCCATCGGGTCGGCCAGCGCCAACCCGTCCCCGCTCGGCCAGGCGACCCGGCCCGCCTGCGTCACCTGGACCGCGTCCGGCGCCCCCGTCCGGCCCAGCCGCTCCTCGTGGCCACCCAGGAGCCGATAGACCACCGCGAAGCTCCCGTCCTCCCGCCGCACCCCGATCACACCCAGGCCGGTCCGGTACCAGAACGCCGAACGCCAGCCGCGCGCGAGCCTGCGCGGGGCCGCGCGGGAGCCGGCCCCTTCCTGGACGTAGACGTCGCCCGAGGAAGTCACCCAGAGCGCGCTCCCGTCGCGCGCCACGTCGATCCGCTCCGCGAAGGGCGCCACCGGAGCCGGTTGAAGAGGCTGCGTCGGGAGCGGGCGGACGACGGGGCCGCCCTCGGCAGGACGCGACAGGCTGCAGCCGCCGAGCACCGCCAGGAGGAGCGCGGCGAGGGCCACCAGGGGGACGCCGCGGCAGCGGGCGGGCCGGCGGTCGCGGCGGCACCCGCGCCCGCGGGCTGTCCGCCCAAGGCCCGGACCGGTCATGGCGCGGGCGGCCGCGGCAGCCCGGCGACCACGGTTCCCAGCACACCCCCCTGCCGCGGGATGGGGTCGCGAAGCGGATCGAAAGCCAAGATGGTCATGTCGGCCGCGCGGCCCGGCTCGATGCGGCCGAAGCGGTCCTCCAGGCCCGCCGCCCAGGCACCGCCTTCGGTGTAGAGGGCGAAGGCCTGGGCCGGGCTCAGCCGCTCCGCCGGGAACCAGGGGTCCTCTCGCGCCGGGGAGGCCGGGCCGGAACGGGGGCGCCGGATGGCGGCGTCGATCCCGCTCAGCGGGCGGAGGCTTTCCACGGGAGCGTCCGAGCCTCCCGCCAGGCGGGCGCCGGCGGCGAGGAGGCTGCGCCAGGCGTAGGACGTCCGCGCCCGCTTCGCGCCCAGGCGCGCCTCGGCCCAGGCCGAGTCGGTGAGGACGAAACCGGGCTGGACGTCGAGGACGAGGCCGGGCGCCGCCATCCGTGCCATCTGGTCGGGGCGGAGCACCTGGGCGTGGACGATCCGGAAGCGCGGGCGCGGCCTCCCCCGGGCCGTGGCCAGGCGGGGGGCCACCGCCTCCCAGGCGGCGAGGGCCGCGTCGACCGCGGCGTCGCCGATGGCGTGGACCACGGGCGGGAGCCCGAGCCGGGCCGCCTCGGCGGCGCGCTCGGCCAGGAGCTCCGGCGGGAGCGCCGCCAGGCCGCGCCAGGCCGGGTCGCCGGACTCCGCCGCGTCGGCGTAGGGCCGGCTGAGCCGGGCCGTCCGGCCGCCCAGGGCGCCGTCGGCGAAGAACTTGACGCCGGCCACCCAGGCCCACTCGTCCCCGCTTCCCAGGGTGAGGCCCGCCTCGGCGATGCGGCCGAGCGCCTCCTGGCGGAGGAGCAGGCCGAGGCGGAGCGGTGGGCGCGAGGGAAGCGAAGGGGAGGCCGGGTCGGCGATCGCTTCCTCGTCGAGGGCGCGGCGCCAGAGCCGGAAGAGGCGGAGCGGGTCCTGCCGCTCCACCGGGCCC encodes the following:
- a CDS encoding amidohydrolase, whose amino-acid sequence is MTSSRTDPGPIAAPGPAAPGPAGPLPVAREQEGEAPERIFTGARLVVAFSAVERPGPGERGETGGAPAAGEGLQAVAVTRGVIRAVGDPAEVLALRGPRTEVVDLRGAWLVPGLVDSHAHLLALGLAAQELELGGVRSLEELQAALRRFAAERPDLPWIVGRGWDESRWPGRRLPRAGDLEAAVADRPVVLERVCGHGAVLNGEALRRSGLTRLAGDPPGGRIDRDERGYPLGTVWDAALERVRSVLPPPAEGRAVAAMRAAIRQAQALGLTQVHSEDLGLLGPVERQDPLRLFRLWRRALDEEAIADPASPSLPSRPPLRLGLLLRQEALGRIAEAGLTLGSGDEWAWVAGVKFFADGALGGRTARLSRPYADAAESGDPAWRGLAALPPELLAERAAEAARLGLPPVVHAIGDAAVDAALAAWEAVAPRLATARGRPRPRFRIVHAQVLRPDQMARMAAPGLVLDVQPGFVLTDSAWAEARLGAKRARTSYAWRSLLAAGARLAGGSDAPVESLRPLSGIDAAIRRPRSGPASPAREDPWFPAERLSPAQAFALYTEGGAWAAGLEDRFGRIEPGRAADMTILAFDPLRDPIPRQGGVLGTVVAGLPRPPAP
- a CDS encoding copper ion binding protein codes for the protein MEPQFRLAEKGSGQPEPGQPGQAEAPGRPMARVTLDIEGMTCAMCVATITEGLEELPGTHSVNVNLATEKASVVYDPEKVDVPAMIAAVRDRGYEVRTARVKLEIEGMTCSTCVQTNEEALRSLPGVIDARVNLATNTAYVEYSPSAVTPQEMVRAIRDVGYDARPAAEEGAAPEGESVHEREIRRWRRLLWIGAVFSAPLLVAMIGHALGAEGEPWMRLLGNPWLQWALASVVQFWPGWTFYRDAYYNLKHLNANMAVLVAVGTSAAYGYSVVGLFDPAVARTGFYFEVSAILITLVIVGKLLEAIAKGRTSAAIQALLSLQAKTARVVRDGREVDVPVEDVQAGDLVVVRPGEKIPVDGVVVEGYSAVDESMLTGESLPKEKREGDEVVGATINKTGT